The stretch of DNA GCCATGGCGAGCAGCCTCGACCAGGTCGGTCCGATGGCCCGCTCCGTGCTCGACGCCGCCCTCCTGCACGAGGTGCTCGCCGGCCACGACCCGCGCGACTCCACCAGCCTCGACGCCCCGGTGCCGTCGGTCGTCGACGCCGCACGCCGCGGCGACGTCACGGGACTGCGGGTCGGCGTGGTCAAGGAGCTGGGCGGGGAGGGCTTCCAGCCCGGCGTCCAGCAGCGCTTCGACGAGACGGTCGAGCTGCTCGCGCAGGCCGGGGCGGAGGTCGTGGAGGTCTCGTGCCCGAGCTTCGAGCACGGCATCGCCGCCTACTACCTCGTCATGCCGAGCGAGGTCTCGAGCAACCTGGCCCGCTTCGACGCCATGCGGTACGGACTGCGGGTCACGCCCGACGGCCAGCTCGCGAGTGCCGAGCAGGTCATGGCGGCCAGCCGCGACGCCGGCTTCGGCGACGAGGTCAAGCGCCGCATCATCCTCGGCACGTACGCGCTGTCGAGCGGCTACTACGACGCCTACTACGGCTCGGCGCAGAAGGTGCGCACCCTGGTGGCGCGCGACTTCGCGGCCGCCTTCGAGCAGGTCGACGTGCTCGTCTCGCCCACGGCGCCCACGACGGCCTGGCGGCTGGGGGAGAAGAGCGACGACCCGCTCGCGATGTACCTCGAGGACGTCGCGACGATCCCGGCCAACCTGGCCGGCGTGCCCGGGCTCAGCCTGCCCGTCGGGCTCGCCAGCGACACCGGCCTGCCCGTGGGCGTGCAGGTGCTCGCCCCGGCGCAGGCCGACGACCGGTTGTACAACGTCGGAGCCGCCCTGGAGCGGCTCGTCGACGCACCCGTCCTGTCCGACATCGACGCGGGAGCCGCCCGATGAGCACGCAGACCACCCCCGCGCTCGTCCCCTTCGAGCGGGCGATCGAGCGCTACGACCCCGTGCTCGGGCTCGAGGTACACGTCGAGCTGAGCACGAACACGAAGATGTTCTGCGGCTGCGCCACGACGTTCGGCGCCGAGCCGAACACGCAGGTGTGCCCGGTGTGCCTCGGCCTGCCGGGGGCGCTGCCCGTCGTCAACGCGAAGGCCGTCGAGTCGGCCATCCGCATCGGGCTCGCGCTCAACTGCGAGATCGCCGAGTGGTGCCGGTTCGCGCGGAAGAACTACTTCTACCCCGACATGCCGAAGAACTTCCAGA from Aeromicrobium erythreum encodes:
- the gatA gene encoding Asp-tRNA(Asn)/Glu-tRNA(Gln) amidotransferase subunit GatA, with product MSDPIRLKAAEIAEALGDGSLTSVDVTQAHLDRIADVDDRLGAFLHVDPEGALATATDVDARRAAGETLPTLAGVPVAVKDLINTVGQPTTAGSRILEGWVPPYDATVVSRLRAAGLPILGKTNLDEFAMGSSNEHSAYKPARNPWDTERIPGGSSGGSAAAVAGYEAPLALGTDTGGSIRQPGAMTGIVGVKPTYGGVSRYGVIAMASSLDQVGPMARSVLDAALLHEVLAGHDPRDSTSLDAPVPSVVDAARRGDVTGLRVGVVKELGGEGFQPGVQQRFDETVELLAQAGAEVVEVSCPSFEHGIAAYYLVMPSEVSSNLARFDAMRYGLRVTPDGQLASAEQVMAASRDAGFGDEVKRRIILGTYALSSGYYDAYYGSAQKVRTLVARDFAAAFEQVDVLVSPTAPTTAWRLGEKSDDPLAMYLEDVATIPANLAGVPGLSLPVGLASDTGLPVGVQVLAPAQADDRLYNVGAALERLVDAPVLSDIDAGAAR